One window from the genome of Pandoraea fibrosis encodes:
- a CDS encoding thiamine pyrophosphate-dependent enzyme — MTNPRSGADILADTLAEFGVRVVTHVPGEGILEILDALASRAPQIRLASFRHEAGMAFAAQAIGQLSGTPGICLAARAPGALNTCLALHTADTDSAPMILIIGQAPTETAEREAFLGNEFHAAFGPLAKWVAQIPDAARIPEFLSRAWHTAISGKPGPVVLVLPEDVSLQQKVAPSLCAPRRAVASVDMADAHAIAEALSRSERPIVWVGGTGWTSQGIGDLVKVAERYQVPVVTSYRRRDLMDNGHSHFGGEVGIGIAAPLARRFEAADLVLVLGARMGELNTFGANVFKGFSLLRPPKPACKLIHVHPGEGELNNAYQADLAICARPEAVLAALVLIADERRGRDASCTDTPSATEIARSTWVASTRRERAQFVATGECPGPVDLRAVYAHLRERLPDETVVTSGAGAYAMWPQRYFPHRLPNTQLGPKSGAMGYGLAAAIGAALQGSCDRPVAIAGDGCFLMHGEELESAVRLGLRLLVLVANNRAYGAIRASQQRMFGREVGTRLGSVDFVAYATSFGAMAWRVTATDEFAPALDAALSHDGVSLIELVLPDTLTKPVQS, encoded by the coding sequence ATGACGAACCCGCGCTCGGGTGCTGACATCCTTGCCGATACGCTGGCCGAATTCGGCGTGCGCGTGGTCACGCACGTACCGGGGGAGGGCATCCTGGAAATCCTCGATGCATTGGCCTCTCGTGCGCCGCAAATACGGCTGGCGAGTTTTCGGCACGAAGCGGGCATGGCTTTTGCCGCTCAGGCAATTGGGCAGCTCAGTGGCACGCCCGGGATCTGTCTGGCGGCGCGTGCGCCGGGGGCATTGAATACCTGCCTCGCGCTGCATACCGCCGATACCGATAGCGCACCGATGATTTTGATCATCGGTCAGGCGCCTACCGAGACCGCAGAGCGCGAAGCGTTTTTGGGCAATGAATTTCACGCAGCGTTCGGTCCGCTCGCCAAGTGGGTCGCTCAGATTCCGGATGCGGCTCGCATTCCCGAGTTCCTCAGCAGGGCCTGGCATACCGCCATCAGCGGAAAACCCGGGCCCGTCGTGCTGGTCCTGCCCGAGGATGTGTCGCTGCAACAAAAGGTCGCCCCTTCGCTTTGTGCGCCACGACGTGCCGTAGCCTCCGTTGACATGGCCGACGCGCATGCCATTGCCGAAGCACTCAGCCGCTCGGAGCGCCCGATCGTGTGGGTTGGCGGGACAGGCTGGACATCCCAGGGGATCGGGGATTTGGTCAAGGTGGCAGAGCGATATCAAGTTCCGGTTGTCACTTCGTACCGTCGTCGTGATCTGATGGACAACGGGCATTCCCATTTCGGTGGAGAGGTTGGCATTGGCATCGCTGCACCGCTTGCGCGTCGTTTCGAAGCGGCGGATCTCGTGCTGGTTCTCGGCGCGCGAATGGGCGAACTCAATACGTTCGGTGCCAACGTCTTCAAGGGGTTTTCACTGCTGCGGCCTCCGAAGCCGGCTTGCAAGCTGATTCACGTCCATCCTGGTGAGGGGGAACTCAACAACGCCTACCAGGCGGATCTTGCGATATGTGCCCGACCTGAGGCAGTACTCGCGGCACTCGTTCTCATCGCCGACGAACGGCGAGGGCGCGATGCTTCCTGCACTGACACGCCTAGCGCGACGGAAATTGCACGATCCACCTGGGTGGCATCCACCCGTCGGGAGCGAGCGCAGTTCGTGGCGACGGGCGAGTGCCCGGGGCCGGTCGATCTGCGCGCCGTCTACGCCCACCTTCGCGAGAGGCTACCGGACGAAACGGTCGTGACGTCCGGCGCGGGTGCCTATGCCATGTGGCCGCAACGCTATTTCCCGCATCGGCTGCCCAACACGCAACTCGGCCCCAAGAGCGGAGCGATGGGATATGGGTTGGCTGCCGCGATTGGCGCGGCCTTGCAGGGGAGCTGTGACAGGCCCGTTGCCATAGCCGGAGACGGGTGTTTTCTTATGCATGGGGAAGAACTGGAGTCCGCCGTGAGATTAGGGCTGCGCTTGCTTGTGCTGGTGGCAAACAATCGCGCCTATGGCGCGATTCGCGCATCACAACAACGGATGTTCGGCCGAGAGGTCGGCACGCGTCTGGGGAGCGTCGATTTCGTTGCCTATGCTACGTCGTTCGGCGCGATGGCATGGCGCGTAACGGCGACGGATGAGTTTGCGCCTGCACTCGATGCCGCGCTGTCCCACGACGGCGTTTCCCTGATCGAACTCGTGCTTCCCGATACCTTGACCAAGCCTGTTCAATCGTGA
- a CDS encoding porin, translating into MKKSLCTLVPLMLPFVLCSPVQAQQSSVTLYGVLMGGVIYANNSLGGKSVGPANGPSRWGFKGAEDLGGGTKAIFTLEGGFNPNTGTSAQGGREFGRQAFVGLQNERWGTLTTGRQYDLTQDWLAQYSAPVRWNGYTAHVGDNDNFNYQFRANNTLKYVSPRWAGVQLGAMYSFGGQAGSFNNQSGVSFGANYLGGPVSVSAAYMRLNRPSIAASEGIWNTALFPSISAQSPTFSYSVSPTSMEIWGAGGSYAFSNSTNAALIWSHSRYENLGVTQLGLGGARADFDNIEANVSHFLTLANQINFAYTYTRGKISTTGFTPQYHQFSLIDNYFLSKRTALFLVGIFQLAAGDAKHANIEYASSGGASTTTRQVAVTAGVFHRF; encoded by the coding sequence ATGAAAAAAAGCCTTTGTACCCTGGTGCCGTTGATGTTGCCATTTGTCCTTTGTTCGCCCGTCCAGGCGCAGCAGAGTAGCGTCACGTTATACGGTGTGCTGATGGGCGGTGTCATCTACGCCAACAATTCGCTGGGCGGGAAATCCGTTGGCCCGGCTAACGGCCCGAGCCGCTGGGGATTCAAAGGGGCGGAGGATCTGGGGGGGGGAACCAAGGCGATCTTCACGCTCGAAGGTGGTTTCAATCCGAATACCGGCACGTCGGCGCAAGGGGGACGTGAGTTCGGACGGCAGGCGTTCGTGGGTTTGCAAAATGAACGATGGGGCACCCTCACGACGGGGCGTCAATATGACCTGACGCAGGACTGGCTGGCTCAGTACTCGGCCCCGGTGCGTTGGAACGGCTACACCGCGCACGTGGGCGATAACGACAATTTCAACTATCAGTTCCGCGCAAACAACACGCTCAAGTACGTATCGCCGCGCTGGGCCGGCGTTCAATTGGGCGCAATGTACAGTTTCGGCGGGCAAGCCGGGAGTTTCAATAACCAGAGCGGGGTGAGTTTTGGCGCGAACTACCTTGGCGGCCCGGTTTCCGTGTCCGCGGCGTACATGCGCTTGAACCGGCCGTCGATAGCGGCGAGCGAAGGGATTTGGAATACGGCCCTGTTCCCGTCGATTTCCGCTCAGTCCCCCACGTTCTCTTACAGCGTATCCCCGACGAGCATGGAGATCTGGGGCGCAGGGGGATCTTACGCGTTCAGCAATTCGACGAATGCCGCCCTGATCTGGTCGCACAGCCGATATGAGAATCTGGGCGTGACCCAATTGGGGCTGGGGGGCGCGCGAGCCGACTTTGACAACATCGAGGCCAACGTCAGTCATTTCCTGACGCTCGCCAATCAGATCAACTTCGCTTACACGTACACCCGAGGAAAAATATCCACGACCGGCTTCACGCCCCAATATCATCAGTTCAGCCTCATCGACAACTACTTTCTTTCGAAGCGAACAGCCTTGTTCCTCGTCGGCATATTCCAACTGGCCGCTGGCGACGCCAAGCATGCCAATATCGAATATGCGTCGAGTGGAGGAGCTTCCACGACGACCCGGCAAGTTGCAGTCACCGCAGGCGTTTTTCATCGCTTCTGA
- a CDS encoding hydantoinase B/oxoprolinase family protein, whose amino-acid sequence MMNAKDPVSDVLPDDPSSNQAIRLQIIWTRLISVVEEQARLLMRTAFSPTVREAGDLSAGVFDTRARLVAQAVTGTPGHVNSMAAAVGHFLDAFPIETMRPGDHFITNDPWLASGHLHDVTVVSPVFRNDSVIALLACTCHQVDIGGLGQGPDGRSVFEEGLCIPRLPLARAGEVNQDLLDIIRANVRQPDEVIGDILSYIGANEASARRLIAMLDEFGEFGLDAIANDIIDRSSAAMQRAIARLPRGRYRYAMRIDGFDTPVDLVAELEVVGGRIRVDFAGSSAASHRGINVVLNYTRAYTAFGVRAAIAPEVPNNAGSLEPIDITAPVGSILNVERPWPVCARHIIGQFLPDVVFGALAAILPEEVPAEGASCIWGAQLRGGAVAAMAAGEDAERAGQSFETLFFNSGGAGARVGEDGMSGTAFPSGVKSIAAEIVESNYPVVIWRKELRCDSGGAGRWRGGLGQSLEIGTVDGAPFQFFGMFDRVRHPARGRDGALDGLSGRVALDDGTLMAGMGLQTVPRGRRLCLDLPGGAGIGPATERRRESVEADLRLGYISEGRAASDYGFDAGEASLCRKTDQG is encoded by the coding sequence ATGATGAATGCAAAGGATCCCGTGAGTGACGTGCTGCCTGACGATCCGTCCTCCAACCAAGCGATTCGCCTGCAAATTATCTGGACTCGTCTGATTTCGGTGGTGGAGGAGCAGGCACGGCTGCTCATGCGCACGGCCTTCAGTCCAACTGTCCGAGAAGCCGGTGATTTGTCGGCGGGCGTCTTCGATACGCGTGCCCGACTGGTGGCGCAGGCCGTCACAGGAACGCCGGGCCACGTCAATTCGATGGCCGCTGCGGTCGGCCACTTTCTGGATGCGTTTCCGATCGAGACCATGCGTCCCGGCGATCACTTCATCACGAACGATCCGTGGCTTGCCTCCGGTCATCTGCATGATGTGACGGTGGTTTCGCCGGTGTTTCGCAATGACTCGGTGATTGCGCTATTGGCTTGCACCTGTCATCAGGTCGACATCGGCGGGTTGGGGCAAGGCCCCGACGGCCGCTCGGTGTTCGAGGAAGGGCTTTGTATTCCGCGTTTGCCGCTGGCCCGTGCCGGAGAGGTGAATCAGGATCTGCTGGATATCATTCGCGCCAACGTGCGCCAGCCAGACGAGGTGATTGGCGACATTCTGTCTTACATCGGTGCGAACGAGGCCAGTGCACGGCGACTCATCGCCATGCTGGACGAATTCGGTGAGTTCGGGCTCGACGCCATCGCGAACGACATCATCGACCGATCAAGCGCCGCGATGCAGCGCGCGATCGCACGATTACCTCGGGGCCGGTATCGCTATGCCATGCGAATCGACGGCTTCGATACGCCGGTCGATCTGGTGGCGGAACTAGAAGTCGTTGGAGGACGCATTCGTGTCGATTTCGCGGGGTCGTCGGCTGCGAGTCATCGCGGGATCAACGTGGTACTCAACTACACCCGTGCCTACACAGCATTCGGGGTACGGGCCGCTATTGCACCGGAGGTGCCCAATAACGCGGGCTCACTGGAGCCGATCGACATCACGGCACCGGTGGGCTCGATCCTCAATGTCGAACGGCCGTGGCCGGTGTGTGCGCGCCACATCATCGGACAATTTCTCCCCGACGTGGTCTTTGGCGCCCTGGCGGCCATTCTTCCGGAGGAAGTCCCCGCAGAGGGGGCGTCTTGCATCTGGGGGGCGCAATTGCGCGGGGGCGCCGTTGCCGCCATGGCTGCCGGGGAAGACGCAGAACGAGCGGGACAGAGCTTCGAGACGCTCTTCTTCAACAGCGGCGGTGCTGGCGCGCGTGTCGGCGAAGACGGCATGTCTGGCACCGCCTTTCCAAGCGGTGTGAAGTCGATTGCCGCAGAGATCGTGGAGTCGAACTATCCGGTTGTGATCTGGCGTAAAGAGCTGCGATGCGATAGCGGCGGAGCAGGTCGCTGGCGCGGCGGTCTAGGGCAGAGCCTCGAAATCGGCACAGTGGACGGCGCACCTTTCCAATTCTTCGGGATGTTCGATCGCGTGAGGCATCCGGCGCGCGGGCGCGATGGCGCGCTCGACGGACTGTCCGGGCGAGTGGCGCTCGACGACGGGACTCTCATGGCGGGAATGGGGCTGCAAACCGTACCGCGAGGTCGTCGCCTGTGTCTGGATCTCCCCGGCGGGGCCGGGATCGGACCGGCTACCGAACGCAGGCGGGAAAGCGTCGAGGCTGACCTGCGGCTCGGCTATATCAGTGAGGGCCGCGCGGCAAGCGACTACGGGTTCGACGCAGGGGAGGCGTCGTTGTGTCGGAAAACAGATCAAGGTTAA
- a CDS encoding hydantoinase/oxoprolinase family protein, translated as MSSLRASLPPRIGIDIGGTFTDFVLELGDERHTYKCLSTPQAPEQAVIAGIAHLLQLTDTPASSLGAVLHGTTLATNAVIERRGARTALVTTSGFRDVIETGCEARADQYDLRVRKPEPLVPRDLRLTVVERMGAKGQVLLPLDEASVDRVADVLAAQDVRSVAIAFLHSYANADHEKRTAERLMRRLPELSFSLSSDVSPEIREFERFSTTCVNAYVLPLMASYLQRLSAALKSMGIDVPLLLMTSDGGLCDVETARRYPVRLLESGPAGGALLASHVSRTLGLDRVLSLDIGGTTAKLCFIDDGSPQMSRALEVARLYRFKPGSGIPLRIPVVELCEIGAGGGSIAGIDRLGRVKVGPTSAGSQPGPACYGLGGAHATLTDTHLVAGRLDPEYFAAGSLALDTDAALDALDRTIASPLGVGRDTAAYAVAEVADEAMAGAAREHAIELGKTLAGRTLIAFGGSAPLHAARLAEKLGIDRVVVPVAAGVGSAYGFLVAPVSFEAARSLYQTLSELDALQVNELLQELRNEAAGVIGHASPALAAETATQAFAYMRYRGQGHEIQVPIRALRIDQTSVVVLRADFEHQYQQRFGRLIPHADVEILSWSVRVSHTPPIPTNATNATNEVRPLTAPDARRLAATAPLPADVRSVLDQSSQTRVDAAFHRRHTLLDGAVILGPAVIVDDETTIVVPPEFTARCVPSGHLVLERQRSSTEFQVSQEAYQ; from the coding sequence ATGTCTTCTCTTCGCGCCTCCCTACCCCCTCGCATCGGTATCGACATAGGCGGCACCTTCACCGACTTCGTGCTTGAGCTTGGCGACGAACGGCACACCTACAAATGCCTGTCGACACCGCAGGCGCCGGAGCAGGCGGTCATCGCGGGTATCGCCCACCTTCTGCAGCTTACCGACACGCCGGCGAGCTCGCTTGGAGCCGTGTTGCACGGCACGACGCTGGCGACCAACGCCGTAATCGAACGGCGCGGCGCCAGGACGGCGCTGGTGACAACCTCAGGGTTTCGCGACGTCATCGAAACCGGGTGCGAGGCGCGCGCCGATCAATATGACCTTCGGGTCAGGAAGCCGGAACCGCTTGTGCCCCGCGATCTCAGATTGACGGTTGTCGAGCGTATGGGAGCAAAGGGGCAGGTGCTGCTCCCGCTTGACGAGGCAAGTGTCGATCGCGTCGCTGATGTGCTTGCCGCGCAAGACGTGCGTAGCGTCGCAATCGCGTTCCTGCACAGTTACGCGAACGCAGACCATGAAAAACGAACGGCCGAACGTCTGATGAGGCGACTGCCCGAGTTGTCCTTCAGCCTGTCGTCAGACGTGTCTCCGGAGATTCGCGAGTTCGAGCGCTTCTCGACCACCTGTGTCAATGCTTATGTCCTGCCGCTGATGGCCTCCTATTTGCAGCGCTTGTCGGCAGCACTCAAATCGATGGGCATCGATGTTCCCCTATTGTTGATGACCTCCGACGGCGGGTTGTGCGATGTCGAGACGGCACGCCGCTACCCGGTCCGGCTACTCGAGTCGGGCCCCGCCGGAGGGGCGCTGCTGGCGTCTCACGTCAGCCGGACGCTTGGCCTCGATCGCGTGCTTTCACTGGATATCGGGGGCACCACGGCAAAGTTGTGTTTCATCGATGACGGGAGCCCGCAAATGTCGCGCGCGCTCGAAGTCGCACGCCTCTATCGCTTCAAACCCGGTAGCGGAATTCCGCTTCGGATCCCCGTTGTCGAGCTGTGCGAGATCGGTGCGGGCGGCGGGTCCATTGCCGGCATCGATAGGCTCGGCCGCGTGAAGGTCGGCCCGACCAGTGCGGGGTCACAACCGGGCCCCGCATGTTATGGCCTGGGGGGCGCGCACGCGACATTGACCGACACGCATCTGGTGGCCGGACGTCTGGACCCCGAGTATTTCGCTGCGGGGTCTCTGGCGCTCGATACGGATGCTGCGCTTGACGCGTTGGACCGGACCATCGCCTCGCCGTTGGGTGTCGGTCGGGACACTGCGGCCTACGCGGTTGCAGAGGTCGCAGACGAGGCGATGGCGGGCGCCGCACGCGAGCATGCGATTGAGCTTGGAAAAACGTTGGCAGGAAGAACGTTGATCGCCTTCGGCGGGTCCGCGCCACTCCATGCTGCGCGGTTAGCGGAGAAGTTGGGGATCGACAGAGTCGTGGTGCCGGTCGCGGCGGGGGTGGGCTCTGCTTACGGGTTCCTCGTGGCCCCCGTGTCTTTCGAGGCGGCGCGAAGTCTCTATCAAACGCTGAGCGAACTGGATGCCTTGCAGGTCAATGAGTTGCTTCAGGAACTTCGGAACGAAGCCGCTGGCGTCATCGGTCATGCCAGTCCGGCGCTGGCCGCCGAGACGGCAACACAAGCGTTTGCGTATATGCGGTATCGCGGCCAGGGCCATGAAATACAGGTTCCGATTCGCGCGTTGAGGATCGATCAAACGAGCGTCGTCGTGCTGCGAGCCGACTTCGAACATCAATACCAGCAGCGATTCGGTCGCCTGATCCCGCATGCGGATGTCGAGATACTCAGTTGGAGCGTGCGGGTATCGCATACACCGCCCATACCCACGAATGCCACGAATGCCACGAATGAGGTGCGCCCGCTCACGGCTCCGGACGCTCGAAGGCTGGCGGCAACGGCGCCCTTGCCCGCCGATGTGCGATCGGTGTTGGATCAATCGTCCCAGACGCGTGTCGACGCGGCGTTCCATCGTCGCCACACACTCTTGGACGGTGCTGTGATTCTGGGGCCAGCGGTGATTGTCGACGACGAGACAACGATCGTCGTACCACCGGAATTCACTGCTCGCTGCGTGCCATCGGGACACCTCGTGCTCGAACGGCAGCGTTCCTCGACCGAATTTCAAGTGTCACAGGAAGCATATCAATGA